From Watersipora subatra chromosome 8, tzWatSuba1.1, whole genome shotgun sequence, a single genomic window includes:
- the LOC137402361 gene encoding protein sneaky-like, translated as MQSNINHEAEVRHKAITKYKKCFQQVLRNQLNAKNQVMAINTYALPEIRYPADIIKWTEEAIKETDIATRKLLTMHGPLHPKSDTTRLYLDRKDGVQTVVKPTKEERLNKIKKDFEDVLSIIDRVVLHVNQALSLSALIIIIQSALYLRKYRNPNAATDDDQYITKRFGQVDQRRKKEGRTTLLPLAPSEKHLITDTRQKGLSTLEKRSLKATLIPLLLTIVGGGLLIATDYILYEVVCFIRRHSGLRIEVNLDTSISVHRLPENDLEFATTSDADTLIDTAVCFPNGSRPDHWISLRIAILYLAVLMTAFFQAYLIRLRHRIANYFFPDVEKMRVQMLYRSLLQQRVVTLYRLQDNISKKDKKKRENVTWIGKLFKKLRCSKGEEKRNCFLCGSKESKKIKLDACTKCNTNFCKACRKVGNHQSTCFCSANQRLSYDDITESDFEEESPRPYTEV; from the exons atgcaaagcaacatcaaccacgaagccgaggtacgtcacaaagccattaccaaatacaagaaaTGCTTTCAGCAGGTCTTGCGgaaccagctcaatgccaagaaccaagtcatggcaataaacacctacgcactgccagaaataagatatccagcagacATAAtcaagtggactgaggaagccatcaaagaaacagatatagcaactcgtaaactgttGACCATGCATGGaccactccacccaaaatctgatactactagattgtatcttgataggaaagatggcg TACAGACAGTTGTGAAACCAACCAAAGAAGAGCGCCTGAATAAAATCAAGAAAGATTTTGAAGACGTTTTATCAATAATTGATAGAGTAGTTCTACACGTAAATCAAGCTTTGTCTTTGTCAGCGCTGATCATAATCATCCAATCAGCGCTATACCTGCGCAAGTATAGAAATCCCAATGCTGCCACCGATGATGATCAGTATATTACAAAGAGATTTGGGCAGGTCGATCAAAGGAGAAAGAAGGAAG GAAGGACCACACTGCTACCCCTAGCCCCAAGCGAGAAACATCTGATTACAGACACTCGACAAAAAGGGTTATCGACACTAGAAAAGCGATCATTGAAAGCAACTCTGATTCCTCTTCTTTTGACAATAGTTG GAGGAGGTTTGCTCATAGCAACAGACTACATCCTGTATGAAGTAGTGTGCTTCATAAGGAGACACAGTGGCCTAAGGATTGAAGTGAATTTAGATACAAGTATCTCCGTCCACAGGCTTCCAGAAAATGACCTTGAGTTTGCTACGACATCTGACGCTGATACACTGATTGATACAGCAGTTTGCTTTCCAAATGGCTCCAGACCCGACCATTGGATAAGTTTAC GTATAGCAATTCTGTATCTGGCTGTGCTGATGACAGCCTTTTTTCAAGCATATCTAATCAGACTGAGACACCGAATAGCTAACTACTTTTTTCCTGATGTCGAAAAGATGCGAGTTCAAATGCTTTATCGAAGTCTCTTACAACAAAGAGTTGTAACTCTTTACAGACTACAG GATAATATCTCAAAAAAAGATAAGAAAAAAAGGGAAAATGTTACATGGATTGGAAAACTCTTCAAAAAATTGAGGTGCTCTAAAGGAGAGGAAAAAAGGAATTGCTTCTTGTGTGGCTCAAAAGAGAGCAAGAAGATCAAGTTGGATGCCTGCACTAAATGCAATACAAACTTTTGTAAG GCATGCAGGAAAGTCGGAAACCATCAATCAACATGCTTCTGCTCAGCCAATCAGCGCCTTTCCTATGATGACATCACAGAGTCTGACTTTGAGGAGGAAAGCCCCAGACCATACACAGAAGTTTAG